The following proteins come from a genomic window of candidate division KSB1 bacterium:
- the nirD gene encoding nitrite reductase small subunit NirD, producing MAKFIQVAKKSEIAEQSAKCIEIEDKRIALFNLGGEFYAIDDTCTHRGGPLSEGTIEGEEVECPWHGAHFNIKSGTVTNPPAATGVTKYNVRLNGDDIEIEV from the coding sequence ATGGCAAAGTTCATTCAGGTAGCCAAAAAATCCGAGATCGCCGAGCAATCGGCCAAATGTATCGAAATCGAAGATAAGCGCATCGCTCTGTTCAACCTCGGTGGAGAATTTTACGCTATCGATGATACCTGTACCCACCGGGGTGGCCCGCTCAGTGAGGGCACTATTGAGGGCGAGGAAGTCGAATGCCCCTGGCATGGCGCCCACTTCAACATCAAATCGGGAACAGTCACCAACCCGCCGGCCGCCACAGGCGTGACCAAATACAATGTCCGGCTCAACGGAGACGACATAGAAATTGAAGTTTAG
- a CDS encoding DUF971 domain-containing protein, with protein MGVNKKTFAKEVSVNTAEQTLTIIWGDGHQTVFPLEGLRKACPCAVCAGGHENMGKAIDPDIFKKPPTQTWTITNLEEMGNYAVQIYWGDGHNTGIYQWESLRSMCPCDICQPE; from the coding sequence ATGGGTGTGAATAAAAAAACATTTGCGAAAGAAGTATCCGTTAATACTGCGGAACAAACCCTGACCATTATCTGGGGTGACGGCCACCAAACGGTTTTTCCTTTGGAAGGCTTACGAAAAGCCTGCCCTTGTGCAGTGTGCGCCGGAGGACACGAGAATATGGGTAAAGCCATTGACCCTGATATCTTCAAGAAACCTCCTACTCAAACCTGGACCATTACCAACCTTGAAGAAATGGGGAATTACGCCGTACAAATTTATTGGGGTGATGGTCACAACACAGGTATTTATCAATGGGAAAGCTTAAGAAGCATGTGCCCGTGTGATATTTGTCAGCCAGAATAA